From one Phocoena sinus isolate mPhoSin1 chromosome 4, mPhoSin1.pri, whole genome shotgun sequence genomic stretch:
- the LOC116752704 gene encoding chromobox protein homolog 1-like: protein MYSCKKAGGHYGEKTKQEVEEVLEEEEYVVGKVLDRRVVKGKVEYLLKWKGFSDEDNTWEPEENLDCPDLIAEFLQSQKTAHETDKSEGGKRKADSDSEDKGEESKPKKKKEESEKPRGFARGLEPGRIIGATDSSGELMFLMKWKNSDEADLVPAKEANVKCPQVVISFYEERLTWHSYPSEDDDKKDDKN from the exons ATGTATTCTTGTAAG AAAGCTGGCGGGCActatggggaaaaaacaaaacaagaagtggAGGAGGtgctagaagaagaagaatatgTGGTGGGAAAAGTTCTTGACCGTCGAGTGGTAAAGGGCAAAGTGGAGTACCTTCTAAAGTGGAAGGGGTTCTCAGATGAGGACAACACATGGGAGCCAGAAGAAAACCTGGATTGCCCCGACCTCATTGCTGAGTTCCTGCAGTCACAGAAAACAGCACACGAGACAGATAAATCAGAGGGAGGCAAGCGCAAAGCTGATTCTGATTCGGAAGATAAGGGGGAGGAGAGCaaaccaaagaagaagaaagaagagtcagAAAAGCCACGAGGCTTTGCCCGGGGTTTGGAACCGGGGCGGATTATTGGAGCTACAGACTCCAGTGGAGAACTCATGTTcctgatgaaatggaaaaactctGATGAGGCTGACCTGGTCCCTGCCAAGGAAGCCAATGTCAAGTGCCCACAGGTTGTCATATCCTTCTATGAGGAAAGGCTGACGTGGCATTCCTACCCCTCAGAGGATGACGACAAAAAAGATGACAAGAATTAA